A region of Moorena sp. SIOASIH DNA encodes the following proteins:
- a CDS encoding phospholipid carrier-dependent glycosyltransferase, whose product MKTFLRSPWFHPLLLLCWIAIGSVLRFTNLTLKSPWTDEFATIVFSLGNSYQTLPLDQAISLSTLLQPLQFNPESGASAVIHHLFTEDHHPPLYFVLANWWMRLFSFGVQAFDGTSLQDSDLVIWGMRSLPALFGIVSIPVIYGLSWVGFRSRLVAQLAAAIMAVSPYGVFLAQEARHYTLAILWVMASLCCLVIAVQHLQRQTVLPVWISLFWVVVNCLGIATHYFFLLTLCAEAMVLLGLWGLAKISPSRPSPIRRIGAVAAGSAMGGLVWLPVWLSSYDAQMTEWIISSSEGSWAWTKPIFQALAAWITMLSLLPVESSSLIVVMASGLVMLVFLIWLLPILYRYLKIQLNHPQTGLVTGVLGSFLISAIALFFGITYCLGTDLTRGARYSFVYFPAVIVLVAAALAVSNPHPSTANPTRLLAEVGNREQGTGNSGQELTQSDAVGQRGFPPGATASRTLSENYFCKRSTEYSSHGIPKTIALVLLMGFLSSITVVSNLGYQKYYRPDLLVPIIEQQSSVPILIATTHNTLVQTGEMMGLAWEFQQKADQKLSSVNPQFILAHQDQIQCQQTNCPAAITLKQTVAELSSTLDLWLVNFNATVEELPNCSAEDSVNNLITVDGYQAQVYHCLSPKDSAVSYQPLAVSRQPSAYFIQ is encoded by the coding sequence TCACCCCCTGTTGCTATTGTGTTGGATTGCTATTGGCAGTGTTTTACGCTTCACTAACCTCACCCTGAAGTCCCCCTGGACCGATGAATTTGCCACAATAGTGTTCAGCTTGGGCAATAGTTATCAAACCTTACCCCTAGACCAAGCCATTTCCCTCTCTACCCTGTTACAACCACTGCAATTTAACCCAGAATCGGGAGCATCAGCAGTTATTCATCATTTATTCACTGAGGATCACCACCCTCCCCTATATTTTGTCCTCGCGAACTGGTGGATGAGGCTATTCTCCTTCGGTGTACAGGCGTTTGATGGAACATCGTTACAGGATAGCGACTTAGTAATTTGGGGGATGCGATCGCTTCCCGCCCTCTTCGGTATAGTATCAATTCCAGTAATCTATGGACTGAGCTGGGTAGGGTTTCGTTCCCGGTTAGTCGCTCAACTAGCAGCAGCAATTATGGCTGTGTCTCCCTACGGTGTTTTTCTAGCCCAGGAAGCCCGTCATTACACCTTAGCCATTTTGTGGGTGATGGCATCCCTGTGCTGCTTAGTTATTGCTGTACAACATCTTCAACGCCAGACTGTTCTACCAGTTTGGATATCCCTGTTTTGGGTAGTGGTTAATTGTTTAGGTATAGCAACCCACTATTTTTTTCTCCTGACCCTCTGTGCTGAGGCCATGGTTTTATTAGGACTTTGGGGATTAGCCAAAATTTCTCCTTCTCGACCCTCTCCCATCCGGCGCATTGGTGCAGTTGCGGCAGGTAGTGCCATGGGAGGATTAGTTTGGTTACCGGTGTGGCTATCGAGTTACGATGCTCAGATGACTGAATGGATTATCAGTAGCAGTGAAGGGAGTTGGGCTTGGACCAAGCCAATTTTTCAAGCTCTCGCTGCTTGGATTACCATGTTATCTCTATTGCCCGTGGAGTCATCTTCCCTGATAGTGGTCATGGCTTCGGGTTTGGTGATGTTGGTGTTTCTAATCTGGTTGCTCCCGATACTCTATCGCTATCTAAAAATACAACTAAATCACCCTCAGACTGGTTTGGTCACAGGGGTTTTAGGGAGTTTCTTGATTAGTGCGATCGCATTATTTTTTGGTATTACTTACTGCCTTGGTACTGACCTCACCCGTGGTGCTCGGTATAGTTTCGTTTACTTCCCTGCTGTGATTGTATTAGTAGCAGCCGCCCTAGCCGTGAGTAACCCTCACCCTTCAACAGCAAATCCCACTAGACTTCTTGCAGAAGTCGGGAACAGGGAACAGGGAACAGGGAACAGTGGACAAGAATTGACGCAAAGCGATGCAGTCGGCCAAAGGGGGTTTCCCCCAGGAGCGACTGCATCAAGAACACTATCAGAAAACTACTTTTGCAAGAGGTCTACTGAGTATAGTAGCCATGGGATCCCAAAAACTATAGCGCTAGTTTTGTTAATGGGGTTTTTGAGTAGTATTACCGTAGTCAGCAATCTAGGCTATCAAAAATACTATCGTCCAGATTTATTGGTACCCATAATCGAACAACAGTCATCAGTACCGATACTAATTGCTACTACTCACAACACCTTGGTACAGACTGGTGAAATGATGGGACTGGCTTGGGAATTCCAACAGAAGGCTGATCAAAAACTATCTTCAGTAAATCCCCAATTTATATTGGCACATCAAGACCAAATTCAGTGCCAGCAGACAAATTGTCCGGCTGCTATCACTCTTAAACAGACTGTCGCTGAGCTGTCAAGTACCCTAGATTTATGGTTGGTGAATTTTAACGCAACAGTGGAAGAGTTACCCAATTGTTCTGCTGAAGATTCTGTTAATAATTTAATAACCGTGGATGGTTACCAAGCTCAGGTTTATCACTGTCTTAGTCCTAAGGATTCAGCTGTCAGCTATCAGCCGTTAGCCGTCAGCCGTCAGCCGTCAGCTTATTTTATTCAATAG
- a CDS encoding glutathione S-transferase family protein — MSIAPLTWQELEALTDFKIDTVKGATNAQSCLRLFGFSESDIRVTLYRDNHAWCPYCQKIWLWLEEKQIPYRIKKVTMFCYGKKESWYKHKVPSGMLPALELDGKLITESDDILIGLERVFKPLEQSMKDPAVINLRQLERLLFRAWCTWLCYPTRSSKEEQHHQDQFIKVVGMVENALSRTPGPYFLDQFGTVDVIFMPYVERMNASLYYYKGYSLREENPRLAAWFEAMETRPTYRGTQSDFHTHVHDLPPQMGGCWPNDKPQTLVNQARVDNGPWEGLPDVTYPEPETSCTEALQRVLKHRTNIIRVNPADETLFDPALRCALTHMITGETCMPPLGSDPALRYLRDRISVPRDMSIYAAKRLRESLEKTASLVGNGQGSAIPIRHRRDQDPANFAKMM, encoded by the coding sequence ATGAGCATCGCCCCCCTAACCTGGCAAGAACTAGAAGCTCTGACGGATTTTAAAATAGATACCGTTAAGGGAGCTACTAACGCTCAATCCTGTTTGCGCCTATTTGGTTTTAGTGAATCTGATATTCGGGTTACCCTATACCGAGATAACCACGCTTGGTGCCCTTACTGCCAGAAAATTTGGCTATGGTTGGAAGAAAAACAGATTCCTTATCGTATCAAAAAAGTCACCATGTTTTGTTATGGTAAGAAAGAAAGTTGGTACAAGCATAAAGTGCCATCGGGGATGCTACCAGCCCTAGAGCTAGATGGTAAATTGATCACGGAAAGTGATGACATTTTAATCGGATTAGAACGGGTTTTTAAACCCTTAGAGCAAAGCATGAAAGACCCCGCTGTCATAAACCTACGGCAGTTGGAGAGACTTCTGTTTAGAGCCTGGTGTACTTGGCTGTGCTATCCTACACGTTCATCTAAAGAAGAGCAACATCACCAAGACCAATTTATTAAAGTGGTGGGGATGGTGGAAAATGCCCTCAGTCGCACTCCAGGTCCTTACTTTCTGGATCAGTTCGGTACTGTTGATGTGATTTTCATGCCTTATGTCGAACGGATGAATGCCAGTCTTTATTACTACAAAGGCTATTCTCTGAGGGAAGAAAATCCCCGATTGGCAGCTTGGTTTGAGGCCATGGAAACCCGACCTACCTATCGTGGCACACAGAGCGACTTCCACACCCATGTCCATGATTTGCCTCCCCAGATGGGGGGCTGCTGGCCAAACGATAAACCCCAGACGTTAGTCAATCAGGCACGGGTGGACAATGGTCCTTGGGAAGGGCTACCGGATGTAACTTACCCAGAACCGGAAACTTCCTGTACTGAAGCTCTCCAACGAGTGCTTAAACACCGCACTAATATCATTCGAGTTAACCCCGCCGACGAAACCTTGTTTGATCCAGCCCTGCGTTGTGCCTTGACACACATGATTACGGGGGAAACCTGTATGCCACCGTTGGGTTCAGATCCTGCTCTTAGATATTTGCGCGACAGAATTAGTGTTCCCCGGGATATGTCTATCTATGCTGCTAAGAGGCTCAGAGAGTCTCTGGAAAAAACTGCCTCTTTAGTAGGAAATGGTCAAGGTTCTGCTATTCCCATCCGTCACCGACGTGACCAAGATCCAGCTAATTTTGCCAAGATGATGTAG